The following are encoded in a window of Brevibacillus ruminantium genomic DNA:
- a CDS encoding DUF4901 domain-containing protein, translating into MSLPDEEKIEQYLRRYRTTVPVPRTEWVRVGEEQLARQARKVARIERVRKVTAYSVCTASAILLSVWIQGGTLQIQTGEDTVTTAERPHIAATIPQPEGLSTIPVQEVSSGSGQPGEGQLPKEGIAPGENPLFPKSGKGIGKEHPNPAGVVAAAEGTKQGNQNVMVEQAEQYLREKLGEDSKEYRFNPARSRLGEGIVAFSQILHGISLDESSLIVTVDKANQPVGLELHPLGASEPQTPPLTSSKQALINPADAAQKLADSLRLVYVAGEKNALRYQPLQVDAVDARTGALNANPAVETHAVEPKGKRLYAGDAQGAALLLREEFGLEMQAGLKPFILINGANKEYVWEWDGGHTARILLDGEGNLLSFTRKLSAASVSKGHVMGEEEAKRIAVSHLSRYLPAGIEQLASVTVSQDQQQTLFRFYRLHQGIPVVNHVYDVTVDTNRGIVTGLAGPFGKSMPQLPKAEGILSLDEAKKAFAAHVQLEPVYRTGKQEEQSDTGMQLVYPYPQQNEKPLSIDAKSGALIYP; encoded by the coding sequence GTGAGTTTGCCAGATGAAGAGAAAATTGAGCAGTACCTCCGGCGCTATCGGACAACGGTGCCGGTCCCGCGGACAGAATGGGTCCGAGTGGGAGAAGAACAGCTCGCCAGACAAGCGAGGAAAGTGGCGAGAATCGAGCGGGTCAGAAAAGTGACGGCCTATTCTGTTTGCACAGCGTCAGCCATATTGCTGAGCGTGTGGATACAGGGCGGAACTTTGCAGATACAGACAGGGGAGGACACAGTCACGACGGCCGAGCGTCCACACATTGCCGCGACGATTCCGCAACCTGAGGGGCTCAGCACCATCCCTGTTCAAGAGGTGTCATCCGGTTCCGGTCAGCCGGGAGAAGGCCAGCTTCCGAAAGAAGGCATAGCCCCGGGCGAAAATCCGCTTTTTCCGAAATCAGGAAAAGGAATTGGGAAGGAGCACCCCAATCCTGCCGGGGTCGTAGCAGCCGCAGAGGGAACAAAGCAGGGAAACCAAAATGTGATGGTCGAGCAAGCAGAGCAATACTTGCGGGAAAAGCTGGGGGAAGACAGCAAAGAATACCGTTTTAACCCGGCTCGCTCACGGCTGGGGGAGGGAATTGTCGCCTTCAGCCAAATCCTGCATGGGATTTCTCTGGACGAGAGCAGCCTGATTGTCACGGTAGACAAAGCAAATCAGCCTGTTGGGCTGGAGCTACACCCGCTCGGGGCAAGCGAACCGCAAACTCCCCCTCTCACCTCCTCGAAGCAGGCGTTGATCAATCCGGCTGACGCGGCCCAAAAGCTGGCAGATTCGCTGCGTCTGGTTTATGTGGCCGGAGAGAAAAATGCCTTGCGATATCAGCCCTTGCAGGTGGACGCGGTAGATGCTCGCACGGGAGCTTTGAACGCCAATCCTGCGGTAGAAACCCACGCTGTCGAGCCAAAGGGAAAGAGGCTGTATGCAGGAGATGCACAGGGGGCTGCACTCCTCCTGCGAGAGGAGTTTGGCCTGGAAATGCAAGCCGGACTCAAACCGTTTATCCTCATCAACGGCGCCAACAAGGAATACGTCTGGGAGTGGGACGGAGGGCATACGGCGAGAATTTTGCTGGATGGAGAGGGGAATCTCCTTTCGTTTACGCGCAAACTGTCTGCCGCATCAGTCTCGAAAGGGCATGTAATGGGGGAAGAAGAGGCGAAGCGCATCGCTGTCAGTCACCTCTCCCGGTATTTGCCTGCTGGGATCGAACAGTTGGCGTCCGTCACAGTTTCGCAGGATCAGCAGCAGACGCTTTTCCGGTTTTATCGCTTGCATCAGGGGATTCCGGTAGTGAATCACGTGTACGATGTAACGGTAGACACAAACCGGGGGATCGTTACAGGATTGGCAGGTCCCTTTGGAAAAAGCATGCCTCAGTTGCCAAAGGCCGAGGGTATCCTGTCACTGGATGAAGCGAAAAAGGCTTTTGCCGCGCACGTTCAGCTGGAGCCTGTCTACCGCACAGGGAAGCAAGAGGAGCAGTCGGACACAGGCATGCAGCTGGTCTATCCGTATCCGCAGCAAAATGAAAAACCGCTTTCCATTGATGCCAAAAGCGGGGCGTTGATCTATCCCTGA
- a CDS encoding RNA polymerase sigma factor: MTEDLEQRIRDIYQTYYEDVYSFLYYFTGRREDAEDMTQEVFTRLLKALPRYDGRVSMRTWLFSIARYAAIDQYRKQKLFSLFSKNELEDMKSCEGLPEQSLESKEEMRMVNEALQKLKPHYRMVVILRGVREHSIKETAELLNITEAKVRVDYHRALKMLQKSLGDEKGGVFGEFAR; encoded by the coding sequence GTGACAGAGGATCTCGAACAGCGAATCCGGGACATTTACCAGACGTATTACGAGGACGTTTATTCGTTTCTCTATTATTTCACTGGCCGGCGGGAGGACGCTGAAGATATGACGCAGGAGGTATTTACACGTCTCCTGAAAGCATTGCCCCGCTATGACGGGCGTGTGTCCATGAGAACATGGCTGTTTTCGATTGCCCGCTATGCAGCGATTGATCAGTACCGGAAACAGAAGTTGTTCAGCCTGTTCTCCAAAAATGAACTGGAGGACATGAAGTCATGCGAGGGGTTGCCCGAACAGTCGCTGGAGAGCAAAGAAGAGATGCGGATGGTAAATGAAGCCCTGCAAAAGCTAAAGCCCCACTATCGCATGGTGGTGATCCTGCGCGGAGTGAGGGAGCATTCCATCAAAGAGACCGCAGAGCTGCTGAACATCACAGAAGCCAAGGTCAGGGTCGACTACCACAGGGCTTTGAAAATGCTGCAAAAATCCCTAGGCGATGAGAAAGGAGGGGTGTTTGGTGAGTTTGCCAGATGA
- a CDS encoding YcdB/YcdC domain-containing protein, translating into MKRYKSAAKTYTILAVLAGMTVAAPLQAMAKQAQPAASQPIKVAALTKHTEKVVEEARKMLPYLSQFPHQSIEPGEDGRFVIQLQQAKDVEYPRISLFVDGSTGEWTGFRRNNGGTTPFSTYPLNQAKEKAAAFMKTWYGNDMGGYQFNPSMTTSADTIVFSRVVNGIPFQNDSTSILVDNSGEVIGKTGGLSKGRPQDNYVFPKPEDALSKEQVAKELSRYLQLQYELKEDGPLLRYAFAFSGELDALTGQDAAGGEYRQIIKVQPKGQTPLIRNAAEAASFLAKQGIKTEGASLKEESLAKANRKNYEWWKDEDLIAIIGVNTTDNRLLNFEEYPRMQEGKSSERKITPEQVPALAIKELETYLPQNEKEIILLETPRYEKNGNSYQAEFALVREGIPVREWRNVIVVNAESGKIIKVSLSNPEPKSFPQANQAIKPEQAAASYVEQFPLTLVYELKNATDKEAKLVYKGIDTIRGQRIDAVTGKILDWKE; encoded by the coding sequence ATGAAACGTTACAAAAGCGCAGCAAAAACATATACCATTCTGGCCGTGCTGGCCGGCATGACAGTCGCCGCCCCGCTGCAGGCGATGGCAAAGCAAGCCCAGCCGGCAGCCAGTCAGCCGATCAAGGTGGCAGCGCTGACGAAGCATACCGAGAAGGTGGTGGAGGAGGCCCGAAAAATGCTTCCTTACCTCTCCCAATTCCCGCACCAGAGCATTGAGCCTGGAGAGGATGGACGTTTTGTGATCCAACTGCAGCAAGCAAAAGACGTGGAATATCCCCGCATCAGCCTGTTCGTAGACGGCAGCACAGGGGAATGGACCGGTTTTCGCCGCAACAATGGAGGAACGACGCCCTTCTCCACTTATCCGCTGAACCAGGCAAAAGAGAAGGCTGCCGCTTTTATGAAGACGTGGTACGGAAACGATATGGGAGGCTATCAATTCAACCCAAGCATGACCACTTCCGCTGACACCATCGTTTTCTCCCGGGTGGTCAACGGCATCCCTTTTCAAAATGACAGCACCTCGATTCTAGTAGACAACAGCGGGGAAGTGATCGGCAAAACAGGCGGCCTTTCCAAGGGGCGCCCGCAGGACAACTATGTATTTCCAAAACCGGAGGATGCTCTGTCAAAGGAACAGGTGGCAAAAGAGCTTTCCCGTTACCTGCAACTGCAGTATGAGCTGAAGGAGGATGGGCCGCTTTTGCGCTACGCGTTTGCCTTTTCCGGCGAGCTGGATGCTCTGACAGGTCAAGATGCAGCAGGAGGCGAATACCGCCAAATCATCAAGGTGCAGCCCAAGGGACAGACCCCGCTGATCCGAAATGCCGCTGAAGCCGCGTCGTTCCTTGCAAAACAGGGGATCAAGACTGAGGGGGCGAGCTTGAAAGAGGAATCGCTGGCAAAGGCGAACCGAAAAAACTATGAATGGTGGAAAGACGAGGACCTGATCGCGATCATCGGGGTGAATACGACGGACAACCGCTTGCTTAACTTCGAGGAGTACCCGAGAATGCAAGAAGGGAAGAGTTCGGAAAGAAAGATAACCCCGGAGCAAGTACCTGCGCTTGCGATCAAGGAGCTGGAAACCTATCTCCCGCAGAACGAAAAGGAGATCATACTGCTGGAAACTCCGCGTTATGAGAAGAACGGCAACAGCTATCAGGCTGAGTTTGCTCTCGTGCGTGAGGGAATTCCGGTGCGAGAGTGGCGCAACGTCATCGTCGTGAATGCTGAGTCTGGAAAGATTATCAAAGTATCGCTCAGCAACCCGGAACCGAAAAGCTTCCCGCAGGCCAATCAGGCAATCAAGCCGGAGCAAGCCGCAGCCAGCTATGTGGAGCAGTTCCCGCTGACGCTCGTCTATGAGCTAAAGAATGCAACGGACAAAGAAGCAAAGCTGGTGTACAAGGGGATCGATACGATTCGCGGGCAGAGAATTGATGCGGTCACAGGAAAAATTTTGGATTGGAAAGAGTAA
- a CDS encoding PH domain-containing protein translates to MIYRSKIDAWLAAVVVGTMLPMCGLGLWLMFLGGGRSIGERIVPAILLVALSLFFLWMFFSTRYLLAERELIIHYGPFKKIVPLASIKAVRKTSSLLSSPALSLKRLEISYGVGEMVLISPKDRDEFMEILQQKSQRNLIE, encoded by the coding sequence GTGATCTATCGTTCAAAAATCGATGCGTGGCTGGCGGCTGTCGTAGTAGGAACAATGCTGCCGATGTGTGGACTCGGGCTTTGGTTGATGTTCCTGGGGGGAGGTCGGAGTATCGGGGAAAGAATCGTACCCGCTATCCTGTTAGTGGCGCTCTCCCTCTTCTTTCTGTGGATGTTTTTCTCTACTCGCTATCTTCTTGCCGAGCGAGAATTGATTATCCACTATGGCCCTTTCAAAAAAATCGTTCCCCTTGCCAGCATTAAAGCGGTTCGAAAAACCTCCAGTTTGCTTTCCAGCCCGGCATTATCGTTGAAGCGCTTGGAGATTTCCTACGGCGTAGGCGAGATGGTGCTGATCTCACCGAAAGATCGGGATGAATTCATGGAAATCTTGCAGCAAAAAAGTCAACGAAATTTGATAGAATAG
- the addA gene encoding helicase-exonuclease AddAB subunit AddA, whose translation MAEQAQQPQQAQNKPEQWTDEQWQAITGRGSNLLVAAAAGSGKTSVLVERIIRRIMDESDPVGVDQLLVVTFTNAAAAEMRHRISDALRKALKDKPHSAHLRRQLALLQRASITTIHSFCLGLLRQYYYLVELDPDFRIADQMEGELLRQDILEELLEEWYERDPGFQQLADLMLDGQDDQVLVNLLLRLYEFARSNPDPHQWLKEAANMFATAADASIDHLTWTRSILKSLELELQGLAGKGKRAIMLASSPEGPAAYQPLLEAETAGIVRAAEACREGWEAVEQALRSVAFARLPAVKDTDPALKEQVQALRNEIKKTLGDLIEQHFSTPADQYLADLRNLAPAMETLARLVSEFDAAFSQQKRARSLVDFGDLEHLALRLLASDEAAESAQKRPSAIALQLREQYVEVLVDEYQDINLVQETILRMVSREPDTHETANRFMVGDVKQSIYRFRLAEPNLFLDKYLHYDTGAEQEAGHDGRRASAPGRRIDLAANFRSRREVVDAVNFLFRQIMSPGVGEIDYDRSAELICRASYPEVEPGRLQVELHLIDRYLPEESDENAGAGASASAPPANGETTPDEGIPAEEADTLEEASAAQMEARLIAGRIRRWMEPGAGEAPLLVFDKKAGGLRPLAYRDIVILLRATSAWGEVMMEELRAAGIPVYAEQNAGYFSATEVEVMLSLLRVIDNPYQDIPLAAVLRSPIVNLTEPQLAQIRICYPAIPFFQAVHQYAAEQTGEADWEKRLRRFFSRLEEWRTRARRDSLAELIAALYRETGYLDYVAALSGGQQRQANLRILYDRARQYEAGSYRGLFRFLRFVDRLREAGNDLGEARTIGENEDVVRIMTIHKSKGLEFPVVFVAGMGKQFNTMDLKSQFLLHKDLGFGPMAVEPSLQVRYPSLAAMGIRQQLRREMLAEEMRVLYVALTRAREKLVLVGTAKDVSKSIISWGRQGDGERLLDEDLIQAKGYLDWVGRALLRHPLAGPLRAYPRERGSGDEVSVRTVLDDSLWSFAFHRADELAKEAEELAGEQSAWERITRREPVPERPFDEQIAGLIESRLSWSYPHQAASQIMTKWTVSELKRREQAVSRGYPLHLPTIVEKPRFLLEEGPQTLSAAERGTVTHLIMQSLDLKRPLDEQDIREQLSSLLACRFLTEEQAQAVEIGQIVHFFASPLGERMKRAGVVHRELPFTLALPASAVEPELEHADGAQIIVQGVIDCLLEEEGDRLTLLDFKTDRVAAEQTEWVTTEMTNRYGEQMRLYRQAVEQIVGKKVSESYLYLLAGGYALAF comes from the coding sequence ATGGCGGAGCAAGCACAGCAACCACAACAAGCGCAGAACAAGCCTGAGCAATGGACGGACGAGCAATGGCAGGCCATCACCGGCAGAGGCAGTAATCTGCTGGTGGCTGCGGCTGCAGGCTCGGGGAAAACATCTGTGCTGGTCGAGCGGATTATCCGACGAATTATGGATGAAAGCGATCCTGTCGGAGTCGATCAGCTCCTGGTCGTCACGTTCACCAATGCAGCGGCGGCGGAAATGCGTCACCGGATCAGTGATGCCCTGCGCAAGGCGCTCAAAGACAAGCCGCACTCCGCCCATTTGCGCAGACAGCTGGCATTGCTGCAGCGCGCTTCGATTACCACAATCCACTCCTTTTGTCTGGGGCTTTTGCGACAATACTACTACCTCGTAGAGCTGGACCCTGATTTTCGCATCGCCGATCAGATGGAAGGGGAACTGCTCCGTCAGGACATTTTGGAGGAACTGCTGGAAGAGTGGTACGAGCGGGACCCCGGCTTTCAGCAATTAGCTGATCTGATGCTGGACGGGCAGGATGATCAGGTGCTGGTCAATCTGTTGCTGCGTCTCTACGAGTTTGCCCGCAGCAATCCCGACCCGCATCAGTGGTTGAAGGAAGCGGCAAACATGTTCGCAACGGCAGCAGACGCCAGCATCGATCATTTGACCTGGACGCGCAGTATTTTGAAATCGCTGGAGCTGGAGCTGCAGGGACTGGCAGGAAAAGGGAAACGGGCCATCATGCTCGCCTCTTCTCCAGAGGGCCCGGCCGCTTATCAGCCCTTGCTGGAAGCGGAGACAGCCGGAATTGTCCGAGCTGCAGAGGCGTGCCGCGAGGGGTGGGAAGCCGTGGAGCAAGCCCTGCGCAGCGTTGCTTTTGCCCGTTTGCCAGCGGTCAAGGATACTGACCCGGCGCTCAAAGAACAGGTGCAGGCGCTGCGCAATGAAATCAAGAAAACACTGGGCGATTTGATCGAGCAACATTTCTCCACCCCTGCTGACCAGTATTTGGCGGATTTGCGCAATCTGGCCCCGGCGATGGAGACACTGGCCCGTTTGGTGAGCGAATTTGACGCCGCCTTCAGCCAGCAAAAGCGGGCGCGCTCACTGGTCGATTTCGGCGATTTGGAGCATCTGGCCCTCAGATTGCTTGCCAGCGATGAGGCAGCCGAGTCTGCCCAGAAGCGGCCGTCGGCAATCGCGCTACAGCTGCGGGAACAGTATGTGGAAGTGCTGGTCGACGAGTATCAGGATATCAACCTGGTGCAGGAGACGATCCTGCGGATGGTATCGCGGGAACCGGACACGCATGAGACAGCCAACCGTTTTATGGTCGGAGACGTGAAGCAGAGCATTTACCGGTTCCGGCTGGCGGAGCCCAATCTGTTTTTGGATAAATATTTGCATTATGATACAGGCGCTGAGCAGGAGGCCGGTCATGATGGACGGAGGGCTTCGGCGCCGGGAAGACGGATTGATCTGGCGGCCAACTTCCGCAGCCGGCGGGAGGTGGTGGACGCCGTCAACTTCCTGTTCCGGCAGATCATGTCCCCGGGTGTGGGGGAAATCGACTACGACCGGTCGGCAGAATTGATTTGCCGGGCGTCCTACCCGGAGGTGGAACCGGGAAGGCTGCAGGTGGAGCTGCATCTGATTGACCGCTATCTGCCGGAAGAGTCCGACGAGAACGCAGGCGCAGGCGCAAGCGCAAGTGCCCCACCCGCAAATGGAGAGACTACACCAGACGAAGGAATTCCGGCGGAAGAGGCAGATACACTGGAGGAAGCCAGCGCGGCGCAGATGGAAGCGCGATTGATCGCCGGACGCATTCGCCGCTGGATGGAGCCGGGAGCAGGGGAAGCGCCGCTACTGGTCTTTGATAAAAAGGCGGGAGGCCTGCGTCCGCTCGCCTATCGCGATATCGTGATCCTGCTTCGTGCCACCTCGGCATGGGGCGAGGTGATGATGGAGGAGCTGCGGGCAGCCGGAATTCCGGTGTATGCCGAGCAAAATGCCGGCTATTTCAGTGCGACAGAGGTAGAGGTGATGCTCTCCCTGCTCAGGGTGATCGACAATCCCTACCAGGATATCCCGCTCGCTGCCGTGCTTCGGTCGCCGATCGTCAATCTGACGGAGCCACAGCTTGCTCAAATTCGCATCTGTTACCCGGCCATTCCCTTTTTCCAGGCGGTCCATCAGTACGCAGCCGAGCAAACCGGGGAAGCAGACTGGGAAAAAAGGCTGCGCCGTTTCTTCTCTCGCCTGGAAGAGTGGCGTACCAGGGCAAGACGAGATTCGCTGGCCGAGCTGATTGCTGCTCTTTACCGCGAAACAGGCTATCTCGACTACGTGGCTGCTCTTTCGGGCGGCCAGCAGCGGCAGGCCAATCTCCGCATCCTCTACGACCGGGCGCGACAGTATGAAGCGGGTTCGTACAGAGGGCTGTTTCGTTTTCTGCGTTTTGTGGACAGACTGCGCGAAGCGGGCAATGATTTGGGAGAAGCCCGCACGATTGGTGAGAACGAAGATGTCGTGCGGATCATGACGATTCACAAGAGCAAAGGGCTGGAATTCCCCGTCGTCTTTGTCGCGGGGATGGGAAAGCAGTTCAATACGATGGATTTGAAGAGCCAGTTTCTGCTGCATAAGGACCTTGGCTTTGGACCGATGGCGGTAGAGCCGAGCTTGCAGGTCCGCTACCCCAGCCTGGCTGCCATGGGCATTCGCCAGCAGCTCCGGCGGGAGATGCTCGCCGAGGAGATGCGGGTGTTGTACGTCGCGCTGACCCGGGCCAGAGAAAAGCTGGTGCTGGTCGGGACGGCCAAGGATGTAAGTAAAAGCATCATCTCGTGGGGCAGGCAGGGAGACGGAGAAAGGCTGCTGGACGAAGACCTGATCCAGGCCAAAGGCTATCTCGATTGGGTCGGAAGAGCGCTGCTCCGCCATCCGCTTGCCGGTCCGCTCCGCGCTTATCCGCGAGAGCGGGGAAGCGGCGATGAAGTAAGCGTGAGGACCGTTTTGGATGATTCTCTCTGGTCGTTTGCCTTTCACCGGGCGGACGAGCTGGCCAAAGAAGCGGAGGAGCTGGCAGGCGAGCAGTCTGCCTGGGAGCGGATCACGCGCCGCGAGCCGGTTCCCGAGCGGCCCTTTGATGAGCAGATCGCCGGGCTGATCGAAAGCCGTCTAAGCTGGAGCTATCCGCATCAGGCCGCTTCACAGATTATGACCAAATGGACGGTCAGTGAGCTTAAACGAAGAGAGCAGGCTGTGTCCAGAGGGTATCCTTTGCATCTGCCGACCATCGTGGAGAAGCCGCGCTTTTTGCTGGAGGAAGGGCCGCAAACCCTCTCGGCTGCCGAGCGAGGCACGGTGACCCACCTGATCATGCAAAGCCTTGACCTCAAGCGCCCGCTGGACGAACAGGATATCCGCGAGCAATTGTCTTCGCTTCTGGCCTGCCGTTTTCTCACCGAGGAGCAGGCGCAGGCTGTCGAGATCGGGCAAATCGTTCACTTTTTCGCATCGCCGCTGGGCGAGCGGATGAAACGGGCGGGTGTCGTCCATCGGGAATTGCCCTTTACCCTGGCTCTCCCTGCTTCGGCGGTGGAGCCGGAGCTGGAACACGCGGACGGCGCGCAAATCATCGTCCAAGGGGTGATCGATTGCCTGCTGGAGGAAGAGGGAGATCGGTTGACACTGCTTGATTTCAAAACGGACAGGGTGGCCGCCGAGCAAACCGAGTGGGTAACCACAGAAATGACAAATCGCTATGGAGAGCAAATGCGGCTCTACAGGCAAGCAGTTGAGCAGATCGTCGGAAAAAAGGTGTCCGAAAGCTATTTATACCTGCTTGCTGGCGGTTATGCCCTTGCCTTTTGA